In Ornithodoros turicata isolate Travis unplaced genomic scaffold, ASM3712646v1 ctg00000882.1, whole genome shotgun sequence, the following are encoded in one genomic region:
- the LOC135375495 gene encoding uncharacterized protein K02A2.6-like, which yields MNLQPPPPFLAVPGKPLIPWPEWHLLFDTYLEASGGTRFGDARKTAVLLNCLGVEGQRIFRSLPEVVRPYALPETSTSEGSTSSHSSYATAVSKLTSYFTPTVNKTVERYKFRQRSQLPGENIEEYVTALRALVSTCRFNDLTEEMICDQLVEKVAAKQVRDRLLLEPDLTLNTAITIACQVEQAMRESRIFSATLPDQIEVAAISKQRQVKKVKNAKHTCYRCGSTNHLANNPLCPAKDNLCKKCNKKGHFASVCKSARPTKEAKNIAEAQVLTTGPTEPIYCEIRVEGTPIRLLVDTGSSVSIIPNSLFQANFKHIALRNSLTQLTDYSRKPIPVLGVFTAKVAFGERQTTGHFHVVRQESAVLGLDLLQALDISLEIATRECHQVQAMNADTVPQYALKFPALFSSRLGMVKGFVLKIKVKPSVTPVQQKLRHLPIAIRHKVSTELQRLEEAGVIERIDASEWVSPVVVAWRKTGEIRLCVDLRRPKEAVVIDSHPLPHPEEIFHQLSGARAFSKLDLSSAYHQLPLAEESRNLTAFITHEGLFRYTRVCFSLSSAAAAFQKMMMCVLKDCAGTLNYLDDVLVFGTTQEQHDRNLDQVLSRLMSCGLTLNLKKCVFSVQSIKFLGHTVSDKGIHPDEDTMQAIMDAPHPTNVTALRSFLGLASYYLKFVPHFATLTEPLRSLLATNSKNRLTS from the coding sequence ATGAACCTACAACCTCCGCCACCGTTTCTGGCTGTACCTGGTAAGCCACTTATTCCCTGGCCGGAATGGCATCTACTATTCGATACGTACTTGGAAGCCTCTGGAGGAACGCGTTTCGGAGACGCCAGGAAGACAGCCGTCCTGCTGAATTGCCTAGGGGTAGAAGGGCAGCGGATCTTCCGTTCTCTACCCGAGGTGGTTCGCCCGTATGCACTACCGGAAACTTCAACGTCTGAAGGCTCAACTTCGAGTCACAGTTCCTACGCCACAGCGGTAAGCAAGTTGACCAGCTACTTCACACCGACAGTTAACAAAACAGTCGAACGCTACAAATTTCGGCAAAGAAGCCAGCTTCCTGGTGAAAATATTGAAGAGTACGTAACAGCATTACGTGCTTTAGTGTCTACATGCAGATTCAACGATCTCACAGAAGAAATGATATGTGATCAACTAGTTGAGAAAGTTGCGGCAAAGCAAGTTCGTGATCGCCTACTGTTGGAGCCGGACCTTACGCTCAATACCGCTATCACTATAGCGTGTCAAGTAGAACAAGCTATGCGGGAATCTCGCATCTTTTCAGCCACCTTGCCTGACCAGATTGAAGTAGCAGCGATTAGCAAGCAAAGACAAGTGAAGAAAGTTAAAAACGCTAAGCATACATGTTACAGATGTGGTTCTACTAATCATCTAGCGAATAATCCCCTATGTCCGGCAAAGGACAATCTCTGCAAAAAGTGCAACAAGAAGGGACACTTCGCGTCCGTCTGCAAGAGCGCCCGTCCTACGAAAGAAGCTAAGAACATAGCGGAAGCACAAGTTCTCACAACGGGTCCGACAGAGCCTATATACTGCGAGATCCGAGTGGAGGGCACTCCTATACGTCTCCTAGTTGACACGGGCTCGTCGGTATCCATCATTCCGAACTCATTATTTCAGGCCAATTTCAAGCACATAGCATTACGCAACAGTCTGACGCAACTCACTGACTATTCTCGAAAACCCATACCAGTACTGGGAGTCTTCACTGCGAAGGTTGCTTTTGGTGAAAGACAAACAACAGGACACTTTCACGTTGTGAGACAAGAATCAGCAGTTCTGGGCCTCGATTTACTACAAGCGTTAGACATTTCTCTCGAAATTGCAACACGAGAATGTCACCAAGTACAAGCTATGAATGCAGATACTGTACCTCAGTACGCTCTCAAATTTCCGGCCCTATTTTCAAGTAGACTGGGAATGGTAAAAGGGTTTGTGCTCAAGATCAAAGTAAAGCCCTCAGTCACTCCCGTGCAACAGAAGCTTCGTCATTTACCTATTGCAATTAGACACAAAGTGTCAACGGAATTACAAAGGCTAGAAGAAGCGGGTGTCATTGAAAGGATTGACGCCTCTGAATGGGTATCTCCGGTAGTGGTCGCTTGGCGCAAAACTGGAGAGATTCGCCTATGTGTGGACCTCCGCCGTCCGAAAGAAGCCGTCGTCATCGATTCCCATCCACTCCCTCACCCGGAAGAAATTTTTCATCAACTTTCTGGAGCAAGGGCCTTCTCCAAGTTGGACCTGTCCTCCGCTTATCACCAGCTGCCCTTGGCAGAAGAGAGTAGAAACCTCACAGCCTTTATAACCCACGAAGGTTTGTTTCGCTACACACGAGTGTGCTTTAGTCTCTCTTCAGCAGCTGCGGCCTTCCAGAAGATGATGATGTGCGTACTCAAGGACTGCGCAGGCACGCTGAACTATTTAGATGATGTTCTCGTTTTTGGGACAACACAGGAGCAGCACGACCGAAATCTGGACCAAGTATTGTCAAGACTGATGAGTTGCGGGCTAACGctgaacctgaagaagtgcgtATTCTCAGTCCAGTCAATCAAGTTTCTGGGACATACAGTCTCTGACAAGGGTATTCACCCAGACGAAGACACGATGCAGGCCATCATGGATGCACCCCACCCTACGAACGTGACAGCATTGAGGTCCTTCTTGGGTCTCGCTTCGTATTATCTCAAGTTTGTGCCACATTTCGCGACACTCACTGAACCTTTACGATCCCTGCTTGCTACGAACAGCAAAAATCGTTTGACAAGTTGA